DNA sequence from the Vicia villosa cultivar HV-30 ecotype Madison, WI linkage group LG3, Vvil1.0, whole genome shotgun sequence genome:
GCGACGTGCAACTCACGTCGCAACTGTTTTTCACACAAACCGATGTCTGACTCCCAACCACTTTAATACTGTAaagtaaattaatattaaaatataggtGGCGACGTTGTATTCACGTCGCAACAAGAATTTATTAGCCACGTTTTCTCCACGTCGCTAAATATGTCGCTGGAGATGAGTTTTTTTGTAGTGATAGTTAAGTCAAATCTAAATCCGTTTTAAATATTTagatataattaaatgattattatctagttttaattattaatgattGGTTATCTATTCATATAATTCGGATATAGTTAAATTGTTATTAATCAATTAAGTTATTTTTGAATTCGGTTATAATTCGGCTATTatctaaaattcaaaattaatctaaatattttaatttaattataaattttttattttaaaaaatatataaaatattaaaactgaatttttttaaaaaccgattatataatcataattaaaagttttaatatttagtttttctattttatgtaAGAGAGAGGTTCTCTCCCTTCTCTCTAACTTCTGCGATCTTTTGCGTTTCCTTGTATGGCTACCATGGGTGACGGTGGCAAAGGTTCTTGGAGAAAGGTAGATTATAGCAGGAAGGCGCAACCTAAATGGGATGTCGCGTATGGAGGGAAGGGGAAGTTTGAGGTGAGGGAGGGTGTCGCTGTATCTTCTTTCTTTGTGTCTGAGTTTGGAGCAAGATGGAGAGCAAATGACTTGTATTACGAGTTCAAAGAACATGGAGACATTGTCGAGTTCGTGATACCTCCTAAGACTGATAAATATGGTAGAAGGTATGGTTTTGTGCGTTTTGCTAATGTGCCGGATGAGAAATCTCTTGAAGTCAAGTTGGACAACATTTTTCTTGATGGTCGGAAACTCCACGTTAACCTGCCGAGATTTGTCAGACCTAACCCTAAGAAGTCTGGTCCTGACCGGAAGTTCTGTGGGGTTTCTGAGGGTGTTGCGGAGGGAGCAAAGAAGAACCCATGGGGTGGTAATATGGCGGACGGAGGTAGGAAGTTTAGATCTTTTGCTGATGTTCTTCAAAACAAATCTCCTAGCAGAACAACCATAGAAGAACCTAAGACTGTGTTATTCTCTTCTTGTTTGGAGGTTGTCGGTCAGTATAGGAAGGCGTTTATAGGAGTTATAAGGAATCCGGGGGTGGATGTTGATCTTAAGAAGTCCTTCTTGGAAGAAGGTATTTTCTCTATCAGAGTAACTACCTTAGGTCCAAATATGTGTCTGCTAGAGGACTTGATAGAGGGTGAGATTGTTCGGTTCATAGAGGAGAGGAAAGATTGGTGGCAGGAATGGTTCAGCGCCATTAAACCGTGGAATCCGTCAGACGTTGATAAGGAGAGAGTAGCGTGGATGAAAATCATTGGTGTCCCCTGTCATGTTTGGGaggaaagtttcttcaagatgtTAGCAGAGTTAGTTGGGAGCTTTGTCAAGTGTGATGAAGGCACGAATCTTAAGTCCAGAATGGATGTTGCTCGCATCTGTATTAGGACCTGCTGCCTTGGTATGGTGGAAGAGCGTGtgaatgtgaagatcgatgataaGGTCTTTCCAATCTCCATCATGGAAGACTGTGATCTTTCGTCCTGCAAGATGTTTTTTTCAAGGGAAAGGGATGACTTCGTATCTGGTTGTTCTTCCCAGTCGGAGGAGGACACGGTTGTGGCGGAGGAGGGCGGTGAGGAGTACGAGGAGGAGAACGACCTGAAAAATAGATGGAAGCGGTGATGGGATGTGTGAGGCTAGTGCTTCCGCTGCTGTGAGTTTGACAGGTGTTAGCAGCTCTTTTTCATTAAAAAAGCAACAGTCTAAACCCTGTGGGAAAAAGGTGATTTTTGACTCTATTAGTAGAGGAGATTGCGTAACACCCGAGGCTGTTTTGTCTAGAACATTTAATGTAGATGAGAGAGGTGATGATGATAGTTTTGTGGGGGATTCTGAAGGACGTGTTTCTCATGGTGTGGGCCCTACTAAATCTAGTGGTCCGGAAGTTTGTGGAGTGCATAACGTGCGTTTGGCAGAAGTAGGTGTTTTGGGCCAACAGGCGTGTAATGGGCCTGGATCTTTTGATAAGGCCTGCAGAGCATTAAAGCCTAAAACTAAAAGGAATTTTTCTCGGCATATTAAGAAAAAACCTTTGAAATTTAAAAAGGTAGCTGAGCTGGGGGAGAAAGTGACTGTATTTCCATCGGTCTTGGCAAGTATTGCTCCTAGAAAATCTTTTGTGAAGGAGGCGACATCTAATGATCAAGAATTTTGCCCTTCTACCGATTCAATCTCTTCGGGTGAGTTTCACTCTTCTGATAACCtttttgattctgttattgctcGCTGTAATGTGAGATTACGAGGGCAGTCGGAGATTGGTTCGAAGGTGTGGAATTCAATCACTGGGCTGGGTGTGGTTAGCTCCAGGAAGATCACTGATGATGTTAGTCTAGTTAATGTTATGGAACTTAGGGATAAAGAAGGGGTTTCCGGCGAGAAGGCGAAGTTATCTATTGTTCCATGAATTTACTATCTTATAACATTAGGGGAGGAGGTATGTCTTCAAAAAGGAAGAGAGTCAGATTTCTCATTCATTCGAATAAGATTGATGTGTGTTTTCTTCAGGAGACAAAGATTTCTATGTTTTCAGAGACTATTGCGGCTGATTTTTGGGGTTCCACGGATGTAGAGTGGACCGCCAGTAATTCAATCGGAGCGTCGGGGGGTATGGTGATTCTTTGGAGGAAAGGATCATTGTCCTTGAACTATAGTTTTACGGGCAAAGGGTATGTCGGTATTAACATTGATTGGAAGGGAGTTCGGTACAACTTGGTGAATATTTATGCGGCTTGTAATAGGGAGGATAGGCTATTAACGTGGAATTCTCTCACTTCTTTTAGAAGCTCTAGAGTGAGTGAGGAATGGTGTGTGGTGGGTGACTTTAACGAAGTGTTGAGAAAGGAAGAAAGGGTGGGTGAGGGGGTCCCTCGGTTGACTAAAGGAATGGAGGAATTTAGGTGTTTTGTGAATCATATGAAGCTGATCGATGTGAATTGTGTCGGAGGAAAATACACGTGGTTTAAAGATAATGGCAAAGCTTTTAGTAGAATCGATAGATTTCTCCTTTCTAAAAAGCTTATTGAGGAGTGGGAGGTTTGTGACCAACGGATCGATAATAGAGATTTTTCGGATCATTTTCCTATTCGGTTAGGTGTCGGCAAGCTTGATTGGGGCCCTAAACCGTTTAGGTTCAACATAGCATGGTCTAAGCACGAAGGTTTTAAAGAGCTAGTGGAGGTGGAGTGGAAGAAATTAGTGGTTTCGGGAAGGGGTGATTTCGTTCTTTATGAAAAATTGAGAAGATTTAAAGAGACTCTTAAGGATTGGAATAAGGAGGTCTTTGGATGGGTTGATTTAAAGATGGAAGAGGCTAGGGATCGTATTAATATCTTGGATAGGGAGATTGAATACAATGTAGGCGGCAACATTGAAGAAGCGGTTCATGATAGAAGATGTGCGACTTCAGATCTTTGGAATGGTATGAATGTCAAAGAGTGCATGCTTCGTGTAAAGTCCCGTAACCTTTGGTTGAAAGAAGGAGATAGAAATTCTAGATATTTCCATAATTCTTTAAAAGATAGACAAAGAAAAAATTCGATTACTTCTTTAGAATGTGAGGGGGGTCGGGTTGAAGGAGTTAATAATGTTAAGGAGGAGATTCGccgttattttcataatttctttaaaGAGGAAGACTTTGATAGACCGGTTCCGGAAGGCCTTAGTTTTAAAAGGTTGGAGGAGGGCGAGAAGTTTTGGTTGGAGAGAGATTTCACCGATAGTGAGATTAAGGAGGCGGTTTGGTCTTGCGATGGGAACAAGAGTCCCGGTCCGGACGGGTATTCGTTGGATTTCTTTAAGCTTAATTGGGAGATCGTGAAGGAGGATGTCTTTAAGTGCATAAAAGATTTTCATGAAAAAGGGAAGTTAACAAAGGCGTGTACCTCATCTTTTATTACTCTTATTCCTAAAGTTAACAATTCCCAATCGTTGAAGGAATACCGTCCGATTTGCTTGGTGGGAAGCTTGTATAAGATTTTGGCTAAGTTGTTGGCGGCTAGACTTAGAGGAGTGGTGGGTAAATTGGTCTCTAGCAACCAAACAGCTTTTATACCGGGTAGGAATATTTCAGATGGTGTTCTTTTAGCTAATGAGGTGTTAGATTTAGCTAAAAGAGAAAAGCGGAGTTGCATGGTGttgaaagttgattttgagaaggcatACGATAGAGTAAGTTGGAATTTTGTTAGATATGTTTTCATGAGAATGGGGTTCGGAAAGAGATGGATGAGTTGGATGGAAAGTAGCATCTTCACCAATACAATGTCGGTTCTTGTTAATGGTAGTGCCACCAAAGACTTTGTAGTGGAGAAAGGGCTTCGTCAAGGAGATCCTTTGTCTCCTTTTGTGTTTGTGGTGGTGATGGAAGTTCTTACGGCGCTTTTGAATAAATCCAAAGAGTTAGGAGAGTTTCGTGGCTTTGCTtattactacctccgttcctttttataagagacaattcactttttaggttcattgaataatcaatgtatctagtctataaatagaccaaatacattagttattgaatgaacctaaaaaatgaattttctcttataaaaaggaacggaggtagtatgaTGGAAAGGAGGTCGACCttctccaatttgcggacgatACTTTGATTTTTGCCGAGTGTGATTTGGCTAATTTATGGAGCTTGAAAGCTATTTTTAGAGGGTTTGAGTTGATGTCGGGAATGCGGATTAATTTCCATAAGAGTAATCTTTATGGAGTGAACGCGGGAGAGTGGTACATGGAAGCCGCGGCTTGCTTCCTTTCTTGCAAAGTAGGCTCGTTGCCCTTTAAATTTCTAGGGGTGAGGGTGGGAGACAACCCGAGGAAACTAACAATGTGGAAGGACTTCATTTCGGTGTTTAAGAAGAAACTATCGGTGTGGAAGGCTATTAATCTAAGCATGGCGGGGAGGGTTGTTCTCATTAATTCGGTTATAAATGGTCTACCGATCTACACGTTATCTTTTTATAAGGCTCCTAAGAAGGTTTTGAACGAGGTGTGTTCGATTCAACGCAAATTCCTTTGGGGAGGTGGAGATTCTAAACGTAGTATTAATTGGGTGTCTTGGGATACGGTTTGTAAGTCTCGAGATGAAGGTGGTTTGGGAGTTAAAAATATGGAGATTATGAATGTGGCTTTGCTTAGTAAATGGAAATGGCGTATTCTTTCGGATAACGAAGCGGTTTGGTGAGATCTTTTGGAGGCAAGGTATGGGAACATCAAACTCAAGGCTTTGGTTGGAGACTTATCGGTGGTGAACAACAAAGATTCTATATGGTGGAGAGATCTAATAACATCGGACAACTATTCTAATCTTCTATTGGATAATTTCTCTAGTGCGGTTCGAGTTAGTGTGAGCAGTGGGGAGTCGACGCCATTTTGGTATGCGTGTTGGTTAGGGGAGCGTCCTTTAATGGAACGATGCCCTTCCCTTTTTGCTATGGCTGACAACCATTTACTGAATATAGCTGCTGCAGGTTCTTTTGTTAACAGCAAGTGGATTTGGTCCTCATCATCTCTGTTTGTGGCTGGCAGCGATGCTGCCATGCTAGCTGCTGTTGCTTACAGGCCTGATGTCGATATAGCAGGAGAGGCGGAGGCTGGGACAGCGCAGCTGGGAATGCAGGGGGCTGGGACAGCGCAGCTGGGAGTGCAGGGGGCTGGGATAGCGCAGCTGGGAACGCTGGGAGCTGCCAACAGCAGGCCTGGTACGGATCAGACGGCAGCTGTGGGTGAACCAGAGGTGCGGAAGGAATGGGAGGATATTATGGAGGGGCTGCACAAATGGGTTTCGTTTAATGGTGGTCAGGATTCTTTTTGCTGGAAATTGACTACGGATGGGTCATTTTCGGTAAAATCTTGTTATGACTTTTTTAAAGCTAAGCTTTCGGGTCCGGCGGTGTATGCGGAAAAGGTTCGGGCTCTCTCTCATATTTGGAAAGTCAAAGTTCCATCTAAAATCCTTTTCTTTTGTTGGAGACTTCTTCACAACCGCCTTCCTACTAGAGATCTTTTGGTGAGCCGAGGCATTGTGCTTGATGGTAGTAATTCTTTTTGTGTCCTTTGTTCGAAGAAGGAAGAAACTAGTATGCATCTTTTTTCGGAGTGTGAAGTGTCATGTCGTGTTTGGCGTCGGGTGTTTATGTGGCTTGGTGTAGGAGAACTTTTGTCCTTTGAGGACTttattgattttttccataattgTGAAAAGATTATTTGTCCTTCAAAGAGAGCTATTTTGTCGGTCGTTTGGCTTGCGTCGTCTTGGATTTTGTGGATTAAACGGAATGCTATCATATTTAAAGACGAAGCCTTTAGTTTTATAGAATGCATGTCGGAGATTGTTAGCAATTCTTGGAATTGGTTGTGTGCTTTTTACAAGAAGGCGTCGCTTTGTAATTTCTATGGTTGGAATGTTCAACCCCTTATGTGTTTTGACTTGTAATCCTTTTGTATTGgggtggagcatcccttttgctcccttttaattccattgcttattaaaaaaaataaaataataattataattaaaatttataaccaATTTTATAACTAGTTTTGATTGAAATATGTTTATGATTAAAAATCTAAACCCTTTTAAATGGTCTGAAAATTGTTATGGTTTGGTTTCAATATGTAGTGGTTTTTAAGTTAGTCGGtaaaattatctaattaaaaGGAAATGTTTAACTTTGCAGAATAGATTTTTAATTGATTCCAATTTCCAACACAATAAGGTACACGTGGTTATTCTCTTTTGGTGTTTGTAGGTTTTGAGTATGATTTCTCTAATGGTGTGTTTGGTTGTGAGAAGAGattgaaaagagagaaagagataagaaAGAGGTGAGAAAGAGAGAAGTAGGAGATAAATTAGATAGATTTAATATATTGATTGGTATaagagagatagaagagaaataggAAAGAAAGAAGTTGAATGATTTAATAAATTGACATAAAAGCCcctaataatttttttgaaaagaaaaactaattaaaacatTGTCAAAATTTTAATTGGTAGTttagttaatttttattattatcccgtttttaaaaaatatttatttttttgattatCTAATAATCGGTTTGCAACATTACTGTGAAAAGAATTTTTGCCAAATTTTATTTAGCAGTTTATTGTTATAatcttattatattattattattatacaattAACATGATTTGTATATTAATACACAGTAGTCGTATAAATGAAAAACAAGGACACATAACAGTGGTACAAGTGCAAAACGAGGGTATAAACGGAAAGATTGACAAATAGCATCCATCTGTTCCATTTCTCCTCTAAACAGAAGAGATTGCAAAAAGATGTGGGCCCCATATATTTTAAatctctctcttctatttctttGTTCACCAAGCAAGAGAAATATAGCatttctcttcaacttctctctTTGCTAATTCTTTCTTTACAATTTCTCTCAAACCAAGCATAGTGTAAGTGTCTTTTTGCGATTTgatttttggagaattttgaagAGAAATTTTTTGGAGGGTTAcatctatattttaaaatatattaatattttaaaaaagtttaagaACCAATATGATTTTAGATTTTAATATAGtatattttttatacattttaaaaGTATCCAACACATTTTAAGATATAGACGTAATCTTCTAAaaactttcttttaaaaatcctCGAAAAAATTGCATGATTTTGTAGCGTTGGAATTATTGGACCAATGAATGTTAGATGTGTTTGTACTAATTTTTGGGACAGAAAGATAACTCAAGAGTGGTTTTATTTCTTCTCTGCCATTTAAAAACTTCAATTTTGTCTAAATCCCAAAACACATATCTTTGTCCAATAAAACTAATGATTTTGATCAAAGCTTTCATCCTTCGACGGGATGCATCAAAAATGGTCAAGACGCCATTTCTACTTGAAGACAAATTTGTTTTTAAGAATTTAATCGTACTCTCTAAACTTCCCCTACCAAAAATGTATCCATAGTTAAAGTCAAATCTAAAtccattttaaatatttgaatataattaaatgattattatctagttttaattattaatggTTGGTTATCTATTCATACAATTCGGATATAGTTAAATTGTTATTAATCAATTAAGTTATTTTTGAATTCGGTTATAATTTGGCTAATATCTAAAATCcaaaattaatctaaatattttaatttaactataaattttttatttttaaaataaaataaaattttaaaactgaatttttttaaaaaaatcgattATATAATTATAGTCAAATTTATAACTAGTTTTGATTGAAATATGATTATGATTAAAAATTTAAACCTTTTTAAATGGTTTAAAAATTGTTATGGTTTGGTTTCAATATGTAGTGGTTTTTAAGTTAGTCggtaaaattttcaaattaaaagGAAATGTTTAACTTTGCAGAATAGATTTTTAATTGATTCCAATTTCCAAGACAATAATGTAGACGTGGTTATTCTCCTTTTGgtgtctgtttttttttttgtaatcaagtccTTTTGGTGTCTGTAGGTTTTGAGTATGATTTCTCTAAGTGTCTTTTTGCGATTTgatttttggagaattttgggaGAAAAATTTTAGAGGATTGtgtctatattttaaaatatattaatattttaaaaagtttaaaaacc
Encoded proteins:
- the LOC131657898 gene encoding uncharacterized protein LOC131657898, whose amino-acid sequence is MGDGGKGSWRKVDYSRKAQPKWDVAYGGKGKFEVREGVAVSSFFVSEFGARWRANDLYYEFKEHGDIVEFVIPPKTDKYGRRYGFVRFANVPDEKSLEVKLDNIFLDGRKLHVNLPRFVRPNPKKSGPDRKFCGVSEGVAEGAKKNPWGGNMADGGRKFRSFADVLQNKSPSRTTIEEPKTVLFSSCLEVVGQYRKAFIGVIRNPGVDVDLKKSFLEEGIFSIRVTTLGPNMCLLEDLIEGEIVRFIEERKDWWQEWFSAIKPWNPSDVDKERVAWMKIIGVPCHVWEESFFKMLAELVGSFVKCDEGTNLKSRMDVARICIRTCCLGMVEERVNVKIDDKVFPISIMEDCDLSSCKMFFSRERDDFVSGCSSQSEEDTVVAEEGGEEYEEENDLKNRWKR